Proteins from a genomic interval of Leptospira kanakyensis:
- a CDS encoding peroxiredoxin, which produces MPQVTSHAPDFKATAVIGDSFKEIKLSDYKGKWVVLFFYPLDFTFVCPTEIIEYDAKLEDFKKIGAEVLGVSVDSEFSHLAWKKTARKEGGIGEIKYPLIADKTKEIAKSFGVLIESGPDAGVALRGTFIIDPAGIIRQATVNDLPVGRNIEEALRLIKAFQFVEKHGEVCPANWDEGKKTMKADPTGSKAYFASVN; this is translated from the coding sequence ATGCCACAAGTGACATCACATGCCCCAGATTTTAAAGCGACCGCTGTAATCGGGGACAGTTTCAAAGAAATCAAATTGTCTGATTACAAAGGAAAATGGGTGGTTCTATTTTTCTATCCTCTCGATTTTACATTTGTTTGCCCGACAGAAATTATTGAATACGATGCAAAACTCGAAGATTTTAAAAAGATCGGAGCCGAGGTTTTGGGTGTTTCCGTTGATAGCGAATTTTCGCACTTAGCTTGGAAAAAAACAGCCCGAAAAGAAGGTGGTATTGGTGAGATCAAATACCCACTCATCGCTGACAAAACAAAAGAAATTGCAAAATCTTTTGGAGTTCTGATCGAGTCTGGACCTGATGCAGGTGTTGCTCTTCGCGGAACTTTCATCATCGACCCAGCGGGTATCATTCGCCAAGCAACTGTTAACGACCTTCCTGTGGGACGTAACATTGAAGAAGCGCTTCGCCTCATCAAGGCTTTCCAATTTGTGGAAAAACATGGTGAAGTTTGCCCTGCAAACTGGGACGAAGGAAAGAAAACGATGAAAGCAGATCCTACTGGATCCAAAGCTTACTTC
- a CDS encoding ATP-binding cassette domain-containing protein, with the protein MSHHITIQNLNFFYESQSEFLFQDLNLAFGPGWTGIVGKNGTGKSTLAKLIAGEMEPHSGTIQGNRFVRYVSQSNEVPKESLEDFLYDDSKESGRYKNLLKVSLDSPEDYEFLSFGEKRRVILAMALSESPSVLILDEPTNHLDLDSVLIIRAALSQFQGVGILISHDRSLLDDLVTHCVFLEKNFYSERPGNYSEGKKEMEREAQERIHDWEIARTERKKLDAELKRRREEASLSHKHRSKKGLDLHDHDGRHKKNLARVTGKDGQAGRLKQQLDKRKEHSERKEKEIFAKLPEKENIGIVWKTEISKRKHLFLWEEGNLDFGFMNLRLDSNLQIQPNSKIAITGKNGSGKSTFLQFLANELKQKQIRTLYLPQEFSKKEISELQCEFENRSSEEKARILSGVHKLGSDPKRVFESEVFSPGEVKKIFLSLHLDSKVEILLLDEPTNHLDIKSLEALESSLQSLGVALVVVSHDRRFLEAIAEEEWSLENLSLTQKHLDRI; encoded by the coding sequence ATGTCCCACCATATCACCATTCAAAATCTAAATTTTTTTTACGAATCACAGTCAGAGTTTTTATTCCAAGACTTAAACCTTGCCTTTGGCCCTGGCTGGACTGGCATTGTCGGAAAAAATGGAACGGGAAAGTCTACTTTAGCGAAACTCATTGCAGGGGAAATGGAACCACATAGCGGAACCATTCAAGGCAATAGATTTGTTCGTTATGTTTCGCAAAGTAACGAAGTTCCCAAAGAATCGTTAGAGGATTTTTTATATGATGATTCAAAAGAATCAGGTCGTTATAAAAATCTTTTGAAAGTTTCTTTGGATTCACCCGAGGACTATGAGTTTTTAAGTTTTGGAGAAAAACGAAGGGTCATCCTTGCTATGGCCCTTTCCGAATCTCCTAGTGTTTTGATTCTGGATGAACCTACCAATCATCTAGATTTGGATAGTGTCCTCATCATTCGTGCTGCCCTTTCTCAGTTTCAAGGGGTAGGAATTTTAATCAGTCATGATAGGTCGTTGTTAGATGATCTTGTCACCCATTGTGTATTCCTCGAAAAAAACTTTTATTCCGAACGGCCAGGAAATTATTCAGAAGGCAAAAAGGAAATGGAAAGAGAGGCACAGGAACGAATCCATGATTGGGAAATTGCTCGAACGGAACGTAAAAAACTAGATGCAGAACTAAAGCGGAGAAGAGAAGAAGCAAGTCTTTCACACAAACATAGATCCAAGAAAGGACTTGACCTCCACGACCATGATGGTCGGCATAAAAAAAACTTAGCAAGGGTCACTGGTAAAGATGGCCAAGCGGGGAGACTAAAACAGCAGTTAGATAAAAGAAAGGAACATTCCGAAAGAAAAGAAAAAGAAATTTTTGCCAAACTTCCAGAAAAAGAAAACATAGGAATTGTTTGGAAAACAGAAATTTCAAAAAGGAAACATTTGTTTTTGTGGGAAGAAGGTAATTTAGATTTTGGGTTTATGAATTTGCGATTAGATTCGAATCTCCAAATCCAACCAAATTCGAAAATTGCGATCACTGGAAAAAATGGATCGGGGAAATCTACCTTCTTACAATTTCTCGCAAACGAGTTAAAACAAAAACAAATTCGAACCTTGTATTTGCCTCAAGAGTTTTCTAAAAAAGAAATCAGTGAATTACAATGCGAATTTGAAAACCGTTCTTCGGAGGAGAAGGCAAGAATCCTTTCGGGAGTTCACAAACTGGGGAGTGATCCGAAACGTGTTTTCGAATCAGAAGTTTTCAGCCCGGGGGAAGTGAAAAAAATATTTCTCTCCCTCCATCTAGATTCCAAAGTAGAAATCCTCCTCTTAGACGAACCGACAAACCATTTGGATATAAAATCTTTGGAGGCTCTGGAGAGTTCCCTTCAGTCACTTGGTGTTGCTTTGGTGGTGGTGAGTCATGACCGCCGTTTTCTTGAAGCAATCGCAGAGGAAGAATGGTCTTTGGAAAACCTGTCCCTGACCCAAAAACATCTAGACAGAATCTAA
- a CDS encoding PaaI family thioesterase: MKSVAKKNLSFASSPDNADGLQLKITFDEDTKTAFGDYTCPEKYQGLPDQIHPGIISTILDEIMVKINEAMNFETTTGELTIRFLQPAKVNEPLHLRGWFVKKNKKIIENRAEIENEIGKIVARGKGKYIEAED, encoded by the coding sequence ATGAAATCCGTTGCGAAAAAAAATCTCAGCTTTGCCTCCTCACCGGACAATGCAGACGGGTTGCAGTTAAAAATCACCTTCGACGAAGACACAAAAACTGCCTTTGGTGATTACACCTGCCCCGAAAAATACCAGGGTTTACCAGATCAAATCCACCCAGGAATTATCTCTACCATCTTAGATGAAATCATGGTTAAGATCAACGAAGCGATGAATTTCGAAACCACGACAGGTGAACTCACCATTCGTTTTTTACAACCAGCAAAGGTTAATGAACCACTTCACTTACGTGGATGGTTTGTGAAAAAGAATAAAAAAATCATAGAAAACCGTGCTGAAATAGAAAATGAGATCGGCAAAATAGTGGCCCGCGGAAAAGGTAAATATATCGAAGCTGAAGACTGA
- a CDS encoding N-acetylmuramoyl-L-alanine amidase produces MVILSSLHFHKFIFFLFFVSVPFSLGAVPVFRIVVDPGHGGVAKDPKVQHGDKYDSVTQTYLETYKQGTEHGNVTERKVVLDLAKEVHRILKLTETDVGWKEFEGYLKLFSKKSDFQRVILESKLTRESSFDDDPTSDDPNAAYRLYDFPDPKTGVRRKGRLSKINEQKPQLVLSLHLNPASKGQTGGMGAVLTPGYKTFAKLKKISDKKSSPNGFTNGPWSEWLIFQSGWSKLENAIADTWIYFHGYWSKKNGKDTDLTKFEGYRQNMVSWRYADDANWEKQIGKQGPYAKDHESFSETGKFWEREKGKKEEWRREGGKEGFGGDNHYVTKELMRFVQYGLPVQLKEKNSPYPELGPIQKPYISTYSLPTYTNALCAFIEIGYVNRSRDVKYLTQNKKETAISLAVGIYSLFVGLDVKKIPSLPYNPKGKKVNLERYETYFDDVL; encoded by the coding sequence GTGGTCATTTTATCTTCTTTACATTTCCATAAATTCATCTTCTTTCTCTTTTTTGTATCCGTTCCCTTTTCTTTGGGAGCTGTGCCTGTTTTTCGGATCGTCGTGGATCCAGGTCATGGCGGTGTTGCTAAAGATCCTAAGGTGCAACATGGAGATAAATACGATAGTGTCACCCAAACCTATTTAGAAACATACAAACAAGGAACCGAACACGGGAACGTGACAGAACGAAAGGTGGTTCTTGACTTAGCAAAAGAAGTCCACCGGATCTTAAAACTGACTGAAACAGATGTTGGATGGAAAGAATTTGAAGGTTACCTCAAACTTTTTTCTAAAAAATCAGATTTCCAACGTGTGATTTTGGAAAGTAAACTCACTCGCGAGTCTTCCTTTGATGATGATCCGACTTCAGACGATCCCAATGCCGCTTACCGTTTGTATGATTTTCCTGATCCAAAAACAGGCGTCAGGCGAAAAGGAAGACTTTCCAAAATCAACGAACAAAAACCTCAACTTGTTTTGTCTCTGCATTTGAATCCTGCAAGTAAAGGCCAAACAGGTGGGATGGGGGCCGTCCTCACTCCTGGGTATAAAACCTTTGCGAAGTTAAAAAAAATCTCAGACAAAAAAAGTTCCCCGAATGGTTTTACTAATGGGCCTTGGTCGGAATGGCTTATTTTTCAATCGGGTTGGTCAAAATTAGAGAATGCCATTGCGGATACTTGGATTTACTTCCACGGGTATTGGTCCAAAAAAAATGGCAAAGATACGGATCTTACTAAGTTCGAAGGATACCGCCAAAATATGGTGAGTTGGCGTTATGCCGACGATGCCAATTGGGAAAAACAAATTGGAAAACAAGGGCCTTATGCCAAAGACCATGAATCCTTTTCGGAAACTGGAAAGTTTTGGGAAAGGGAAAAAGGAAAAAAAGAAGAATGGAGGAGGGAAGGGGGAAAAGAGGGATTTGGTGGTGACAACCACTATGTAACTAAGGAACTCATGCGTTTTGTTCAGTATGGGCTCCCCGTCCAATTAAAAGAAAAAAACTCTCCCTATCCAGAACTTGGTCCCATCCAAAAACCATACATTTCTACTTATAGTTTGCCAACGTATACCAATGCCCTTTGTGCTTTTATTGAAATCGGGTATGTGAACCGGAGTCGCGATGTCAAATACCTAACCCAAAACAAAAAGGAAACTGCCATATCGTTAGCCGTTGGCATTTATTCTTTGTTTGTTGGTCTAGATGTTAAAAAAATACCTTCACTTCCCTACAATCCCAAAGGGAAAAAAGTTAACTTAGAAAGGTATGAAACTTATTTTGATGATGTTTTGTAA
- a CDS encoding O-methyltransferase has protein sequence MKPRPSIYIPELESHIDTDLVFKPNPVFAEMETYAKEKNIPIVTAATGAVMSHLVSLLRPKQILELGTGLGYSTLWMAVGSPNSKFVTIDRHEEQASLLEDYAKKMGIFDQIHVKRVTASVMDYLEKEKLEWSESDLFFVDCDKITYPEIFRILWKEANPGSYFLFDNMLWHGRVLAPDPKKPSDLAVMALWNEVKSQVSGYTLYPVGDGLLFFQKDKK, from the coding sequence ATGAAACCAAGACCAAGCATTTACATTCCTGAACTCGAATCCCATATTGATACCGATTTGGTATTCAAACCAAATCCTGTGTTTGCGGAAATGGAAACTTATGCCAAAGAAAAAAACATTCCCATTGTGACTGCGGCAACTGGTGCCGTGATGTCGCATTTGGTTTCTCTCCTTCGTCCAAAACAAATTTTGGAATTGGGAACGGGGCTTGGTTATTCCACTCTTTGGATGGCAGTGGGTTCACCAAATTCAAAATTTGTAACCATCGATCGGCATGAAGAACAAGCGAGTCTTCTGGAAGATTATGCCAAAAAAATGGGTATCTTTGACCAAATTCATGTTAAACGGGTCACTGCCTCTGTGATGGATTATTTAGAGAAGGAAAAGTTAGAGTGGAGCGAGTCCGATCTTTTTTTTGTGGATTGTGACAAAATCACTTACCCTGAAATCTTTCGTATCCTTTGGAAAGAGGCAAATCCAGGATCTTATTTTTTATTTGATAATATGTTGTGGCATGGGCGAGTTCTCGCACCTGATCCGAAAAAACCTTCCGATTTAGCGGTGATGGCACTTTGGAATGAGGTGAAATCCCAAGTTTCAGGTTATACTTTGTATCCTGTTGGTGATGGATTACTCTTTTTTCAAAAGGATAAAAAATAG
- a CDS encoding MBL fold metallo-hydrolase: MLTASFEHKGIKFEGLSEGGIRTSIICPSLDFMFDFGFINPDKIHIGKILLSHAHLDHSCGIPYYVSQRSLRKLSVPKIYLPKSLEPKMSQILKLYSEIEGFDYDCDLIGLEFGERVELKPGYFFKPWESFHRVPSQGYTVYETKRKLKKEWTSLSSDEIRNKKELGEDPTEEISVPLVSFSGDTKIEYVLENEDVRKSKILFMECTYYCEKRDVSRAREWGHTHFDEIVEHASAFENEAIVLIHPSKRYSYRELNDLLRKKVPPILKDRVSLFLPPKS; the protein is encoded by the coding sequence ATGTTAACTGCTAGTTTTGAACACAAAGGAATTAAATTTGAAGGTTTGTCCGAAGGAGGAATTCGGACATCCATCATTTGTCCTTCTCTTGACTTTATGTTTGATTTTGGATTTATCAATCCAGATAAAATTCATATTGGAAAGATATTATTATCCCATGCCCATTTAGATCATTCCTGCGGGATTCCCTATTATGTTTCGCAAAGAAGCCTTCGGAAACTCTCTGTTCCCAAAATTTATCTCCCTAAATCTTTGGAACCAAAGATGTCTCAGATTTTAAAATTATATTCTGAAATCGAAGGATTTGATTATGATTGTGATTTGATTGGTTTGGAATTTGGGGAGAGGGTGGAGTTAAAACCTGGATATTTTTTTAAACCTTGGGAAAGTTTCCATAGAGTGCCTTCACAAGGTTATACGGTTTACGAAACCAAACGTAAACTTAAGAAAGAATGGACAAGTCTGAGTTCGGACGAAATTCGAAACAAAAAAGAATTGGGTGAAGATCCGACAGAAGAAATTTCTGTTCCTTTGGTTTCCTTTTCAGGAGATACAAAAATCGAATATGTTTTGGAAAATGAAGATGTTCGCAAAAGTAAAATTTTATTTATGGAATGCACATATTATTGTGAAAAAAGGGATGTAAGCCGAGCTCGCGAATGGGGCCATACCCATTTCGATGAAATCGTTGAACATGCCTCCGCTTTTGAAAATGAAGCCATTGTTCTCATCCATCCTTCCAAACGTTATAGTTATCGTGAGTTAAATGATCTTCTTCGTAAAAAAGTCCCTCCCATTTTAAAAGATAGGGTTTCTCTTTTTTTACCTCCCAAATCATGA
- a CDS encoding M16 family metallopeptidase yields the protein MKRIYLILIIFSFFNLSAREMGEFVRDIQFKPLVFEVPQITSVKHPSGVEIFSLKNSEFPIVYADLYVYHGKKHLGKRSVEVSKLLEDSWELSGSKTYPKEKFLETLEFYGASFSVSIDYEKTVFSFVYLKSTEKDVLPVIQSFFDAPNLDETLVTTTKGKLSEEIKRRNDNPTALGSRKAKEALFRGTIAGTSMQIPLLESLKLNDLAEFQSEILKEPKRRFLVTGDYDLKSFDSFFPTFSVGSEIQNGEVITPSVLSENVRKEGKDIRLVVKDVNQTFISMIGVLPEHNHPDFYAIQVLNYIIGAGGFNSYYMREIRNNRGLAYSAGSNTDFQENYGTIQFFAMTKTESAKEVLSLMRELIQPKLIDSLTEEELVRAKNAIINQFVFQFEDDKRTLGSEVRRRDHKMPDGYLQNFRKEIDRLTLSDLKRVGKLYFQSDKLLVTIVGPKVLESSFQGSVKVISPED from the coding sequence ATGAAACGTATTTATTTAATTTTAATTATTTTTAGTTTTTTTAATCTTTCTGCACGTGAGATGGGAGAGTTTGTTCGTGATATACAGTTTAAACCTTTGGTGTTTGAAGTCCCACAAATCACTTCTGTCAAACATCCATCGGGTGTAGAGATTTTTTCTTTAAAAAATTCTGAATTTCCTATCGTGTATGCAGATCTTTATGTTTATCATGGAAAAAAACATTTAGGCAAACGGTCTGTAGAAGTGTCCAAACTATTAGAAGATAGTTGGGAATTATCTGGATCCAAAACATATCCAAAAGAAAAGTTCTTAGAAACCTTAGAGTTTTATGGCGCTTCTTTTTCAGTTTCGATTGATTACGAAAAAACCGTATTTAGTTTTGTTTATTTAAAATCCACTGAGAAGGATGTACTTCCTGTCATTCAGTCTTTTTTTGATGCTCCGAATTTGGATGAAACTTTGGTAACCACAACCAAAGGAAAGTTAAGCGAAGAGATCAAACGGAGAAACGACAATCCGACGGCTCTTGGGTCAAGGAAAGCAAAAGAGGCATTATTTCGTGGAACCATTGCGGGAACGTCGATGCAAATCCCTTTATTGGAATCATTAAAACTAAACGACCTGGCCGAGTTCCAATCGGAAATTTTAAAAGAACCAAAACGTAGATTTCTTGTGACTGGTGATTATGACTTAAAGTCCTTTGATAGTTTTTTTCCAACCTTTAGTGTTGGGTCAGAAATTCAAAACGGCGAGGTCATCACTCCTTCAGTTCTTTCTGAAAATGTTAGAAAGGAAGGAAAAGACATTCGCCTCGTCGTAAAGGATGTCAATCAAACCTTTATTTCGATGATCGGAGTCCTTCCCGAACACAACCATCCAGATTTTTATGCCATCCAAGTTTTGAATTATATCATCGGGGCAGGCGGATTTAACTCTTATTATATGAGAGAAATTCGAAACAATAGGGGACTTGCTTATTCTGCCGGAAGTAATACGGATTTCCAAGAAAACTATGGAACCATTCAGTTTTTTGCCATGACCAAAACGGAATCAGCCAAAGAAGTTTTGTCACTCATGCGAGAACTCATCCAACCCAAACTCATTGATTCACTGACAGAAGAGGAATTGGTTCGTGCAAAAAATGCCATCATCAACCAGTTCGTGTTCCAATTTGAAGATGATAAAAGAACCCTCGGCAGTGAAGTGCGTAGGCGTGACCACAAGATGCCAGATGGATACTTACAAAACTTTAGAAAAGAAATTGATCGTTTGACCCTTTCTGATTTAAAACGAGTAGGTAAACTTTATTTCCAATCAGACAAATTGCTCGTGACTATTGTTGGACCTAAGGTTTTAGAATCTTCTTTTCAAGGATCTGTGAAGGTAATAAGTCCGGAAGATTGA
- a CDS encoding M16 family metallopeptidase — protein MMSKLRIFFLCISLQFLPLFSQDQFFGTSETQFREKIKTIHLENGLTVVMMKRGTSPTVALYIKFLVGAVDETPEEAGTAHLLEHMLFKGTKTVGTINYEKEEKYQKQIEVWGTELDDLKLKIRDLTTRGESIPSSLQNEKETLERRLKNLIQLQDEFIVKNEDSYIYEQNGEVGFNAYTSQDVTNYQIQLPNNRIEVWAKIESDRLKHPILREYYTERDVVIEERRMRTDDSGAGVLREKFFSIAFESHPYRKPVIGYSTGLPFLKIEDTKAFFQKHYTPDRMVISVVGQFDFEETESIIRKYFSDLKPGKPRPIQKLEEKSFPGEKRFKVYHPSGSQMMMGFLKPPYPHKDNSSFDVLSTVLTSGTGSRLYKRLVLEEKLALSVGAANGYPGERYQNYFVFFVKPREDAKPEVIEKIIWEELTKIKESGVPKEELDKVKNQMVSDFIKTLDENASIADLLSYYQLLYGDWTGLFRQYSSIMKTSSSDIQSLFPTYLSKDKVVIGVLEDVRKKSE, from the coding sequence ATGATGTCGAAATTACGAATCTTTTTCCTTTGTATCTCACTACAATTTTTACCCCTTTTTTCCCAGGACCAATTTTTTGGGACTTCCGAAACCCAGTTTCGTGAAAAGATAAAAACCATTCATTTGGAAAATGGTCTTACCGTTGTGATGATGAAACGTGGAACTTCACCAACGGTTGCTTTGTACATTAAATTTCTTGTGGGTGCCGTAGATGAAACTCCGGAAGAAGCAGGAACGGCCCACCTTTTGGAACATATGTTATTCAAAGGAACCAAAACAGTTGGAACCATTAACTACGAAAAAGAAGAAAAATACCAAAAACAAATCGAAGTTTGGGGAACCGAACTAGATGATCTCAAACTTAAAATTCGTGATTTGACAACTCGTGGTGAATCCATTCCTAGTTCTTTACAAAATGAAAAAGAAACCTTAGAACGCAGATTAAAAAATCTCATCCAATTACAAGATGAGTTTATCGTAAAAAACGAAGATTCTTATATTTATGAACAAAATGGTGAAGTGGGGTTCAATGCTTATACTTCCCAAGATGTTACCAACTACCAAATCCAACTTCCCAACAACCGAATTGAAGTTTGGGCAAAAATTGAATCCGATCGTTTGAAACATCCAATTTTACGTGAATACTATACGGAAAGAGATGTTGTGATCGAAGAACGTCGGATGCGAACCGACGACAGTGGTGCTGGTGTCCTTCGTGAGAAGTTTTTTTCCATCGCCTTTGAAAGCCATCCTTACAGAAAACCAGTGATTGGTTATTCCACAGGACTTCCTTTTTTAAAGATAGAAGACACAAAAGCATTCTTTCAAAAACATTATACCCCTGACCGGATGGTGATTTCTGTTGTCGGCCAATTTGATTTTGAAGAAACAGAGTCCATCATTCGGAAGTATTTTTCAGATCTAAAACCAGGAAAACCAAGACCTATCCAAAAGTTGGAAGAAAAATCTTTTCCTGGCGAAAAAAGATTCAAAGTCTATCATCCTTCGGGAAGCCAAATGATGATGGGTTTTCTAAAACCACCATACCCGCATAAAGATAATTCTTCTTTTGATGTATTGTCCACTGTCCTCACTTCGGGAACAGGTTCAAGATTGTACAAACGTCTTGTATTGGAAGAGAAACTAGCACTCAGTGTGGGAGCTGCCAACGGTTACCCAGGAGAAAGATACCAAAATTATTTTGTGTTCTTTGTGAAACCGAGAGAGGATGCCAAACCAGAGGTGATTGAAAAAATCATTTGGGAAGAACTGACCAAAATCAAAGAGTCGGGAGTTCCCAAAGAGGAATTGGATAAAGTAAAAAATCAAATGGTTTCGGACTTTATCAAAACTTTAGATGAAAATGCAAGTATCGCCGATCTTTTGAGTTATTATCAATTGTTATATGGCGATTGGACGGGACTTTTCCGCCAGTATTCCTCCATTATGAAAACCTCATCCAGTGATATCCAATCCCTTTTCCCAACTTATCTATCCAAAGACAAAGTTGTGATTGGTGTATTGGAAGACGTAAGGAAAAAATCAGAATGA
- a CDS encoding lipoprotein, with translation MNKTISRMILSFAILTLVWSCKSKETKEVPQTKDTENEVILEFTKAKEGFLSESLFQVAVSSVLPTESERTEEAKTIAEQKSLNLLKTFTIPNLSDKGRKELREISKEGKIVDKNVSIGGRYFFLYQIQKPNLKRLVTKDLE, from the coding sequence ATGAACAAAACAATATCAAGGATGATCCTTTCTTTTGCCATTCTAACTCTTGTTTGGAGTTGTAAGTCCAAAGAAACCAAAGAAGTTCCACAAACAAAAGATACAGAAAACGAAGTGATTCTCGAATTTACAAAAGCAAAGGAAGGATTCCTTTCTGAGTCGTTGTTTCAAGTAGCGGTATCGAGTGTTCTTCCCACCGAATCAGAACGAACAGAAGAAGCAAAAACCATTGCGGAACAAAAGTCTCTCAACTTGTTAAAAACATTTACCATCCCCAATCTTTCAGATAAGGGACGTAAAGAACTTCGTGAGATTTCTAAAGAAGGAAAAATTGTAGATAAAAACGTTTCCATTGGAGGAAGGTATTTCTTCTTATACCAAATCCAAAAACCCAACTTAAAACGCCTTGTGACAAAAGACTTAGAATAA
- the mpl17 gene encoding cell surface protein MPL17, whose amino-acid sequence MKQFRNFTLFSLLFFLGFIGCDDSISVLKADPLESHPIEISVKQKATGKYELELFLPKDFGFQMEAPHRIFLSGADGLKVLNADLKLKGPIHPKKPEYFEYVKPLTFQVEGKGKLQLDAKLFYCNFVKNICIPAKVNKSFSI is encoded by the coding sequence ATGAAACAATTTCGAAATTTTACCTTATTCTCTCTTCTGTTTTTTTTAGGTTTTATCGGTTGCGATGATTCTATTAGTGTATTGAAAGCCGATCCCTTAGAATCCCATCCCATTGAGATTTCCGTCAAACAGAAGGCAACGGGGAAGTATGAGTTGGAACTATTTTTGCCCAAAGACTTTGGGTTCCAAATGGAAGCACCACATCGCATTTTTTTGTCAGGTGCTGATGGTTTAAAAGTTCTAAATGCAGATTTAAAATTGAAAGGGCCAATACACCCCAAAAAACCAGAATACTTTGAGTATGTAAAACCCTTAACCTTCCAAGTGGAAGGTAAGGGGAAGTTGCAACTAGATGCAAAATTGTTTTATTGTAACTTTGTGAAAAACATTTGTATCCCAGCTAAGGTAAACAAATCATTTTCTATCTAA
- a CDS encoding DNA methyltransferase has protein sequence MAGAGRLLKDSEKIVFGEFWTAKQRQGHSIHHTVSYRASFKPELPSFFMKEFLKKKNRVVYDPFGGRGTTAIQANIEGHVAVHNDIHPLSIFLASARQYVPKLEDLEKKLNSLDLEKEVEDDPFDVNLLPFFHPRTLREIKNLKTYMAIDHSVEMKFISLIALSRLHGHSTGFFSVYTFPQVSIPSEAQAKNNIKRGQTPEYRPIKPRIFQKMKRDLAMPIPPFYHEFSKNNLYSLNSANSVPNVESESVDLIVTSPPFLDKVDYEGDNWLRHWFLDIKKSKDRKLSIFSNLNDWNTFIRSTLKESARVLKKGSYMVMEVGEVKKGNSILYLDEDVVRMAEGTGLVWNKTYVHTQSFTKLSNCWQVSNNEKGTNSNRCVVLRKVL, from the coding sequence ATGGCAGGAGCAGGCAGATTACTAAAGGATTCCGAAAAAATTGTATTTGGTGAGTTTTGGACTGCAAAACAACGCCAAGGACATTCAATTCATCATACCGTAAGTTATAGAGCATCATTTAAACCAGAACTTCCTTCTTTTTTTATGAAGGAATTTCTAAAAAAGAAAAATAGAGTCGTTTATGATCCGTTTGGTGGTAGAGGAACTACCGCCATCCAAGCCAATATTGAAGGGCATGTGGCGGTTCATAATGACATCCATCCATTGTCTATTTTCCTTGCGAGCGCTAGGCAATATGTTCCGAAACTCGAAGACCTAGAGAAGAAGTTAAATTCATTGGATTTGGAAAAGGAAGTAGAAGATGATCCATTCGATGTAAACTTACTTCCTTTTTTTCATCCAAGAACTCTTCGAGAAATCAAAAATCTAAAGACCTATATGGCAATAGACCATTCTGTAGAGATGAAGTTTATTTCACTCATCGCACTCTCTCGTTTACATGGCCATAGCACTGGATTTTTTTCTGTTTATACGTTTCCACAAGTTTCGATTCCTTCCGAAGCACAAGCCAAGAACAATATCAAACGTGGCCAAACTCCTGAATACCGTCCGATCAAACCAAGAATTTTCCAAAAGATGAAACGTGATTTGGCGATGCCAATCCCTCCTTTTTATCATGAATTCTCTAAAAACAATTTGTATTCTTTAAATTCTGCCAATTCAGTTCCCAACGTAGAATCGGAATCGGTAGATTTGATTGTGACTTCTCCACCTTTCCTAGATAAGGTGGACTACGAAGGAGACAATTGGTTGCGCCACTGGTTTTTAGACATTAAGAAGTCTAAGGATAGAAAACTCAGCATCTTTAGTAACTTAAATGATTGGAATACTTTCATTCGTTCTACCCTAAAGGAATCGGCAAGGGTTCTTAAGAAAGGTTCGTATATGGTAATGGAAGTGGGCGAAGTCAAAAAAGGAAATTCCATTCTATATTTGGATGAGGATGTGGTTCGGATGGCAGAGGGGACGGGCCTTGTTTGGAATAAAACCTATGTCCATACTCAAAGTTTCACAAAACTTTCGAATTGTTGGCAGGTTTCGAATAACGAAAAAGGTACAAATTCTAATCGTTGCGTGGTTCTACGAAAAGTTTTATAA